In one window of Mytilus galloprovincialis chromosome 6, xbMytGall1.hap1.1, whole genome shotgun sequence DNA:
- the LOC143080768 gene encoding exosome complex component RRP42-like: protein MVDALLSDAEKVFIIHGIQDNCREDGRGCEDYRHMTLETGVVSNTSGSSRVRLANTDILVGIKAELGTPAPDKDDKGRLEFFVDCSANATPEFEGRGGEELASEISNMLIRVYDCPGCVDLEKLCIIPKQQCWILYIDILLLECGGNLFDAASVAVKAALFDLKIPRVTVTQDEGHVELEISDDPYDVQTVDVKSSPCIVTLSKIGHCHVVDASQKEEACCLARLMLGVSEHGTITGMKKEGSGSLDPSSIDDMLDTGKRVGIALNKSLLESLEEEQRQGKKKGRTGFLR from the exons gACAACTGTAGAGAAGATGGACGTGGATGTGAGGATTACAGACACATGACACTAGAAACTGGCGTTGTATCAAACACAAGTGGATCGTCAAGAGTTAGACTG GCTAATACAGATATATTGGTTGGTATAAAGGCAGAACTAGGTACACCTGCACCAGATAAAGATGACAAGGGAAGACTGGAGTTTTTTGTTGATTG CTCAGCAAATGCCACGCCAGAATTTGAGGGTCGTGGAGGGGAGGAGCTTGCATCAGAGATCAGTAATATGTTGATTAGAGTATATGACTGCCCTGGCTGTGTAGATCTTGAGAAGTTATGTATTATACCTAAACAGCAGTGCTGGATAttgtatattgatatactg TTGTTAGAATGTGGAGGTAATCTGTTTGACGCAGCCTCAGTGGCAGTAAAGGCAGCACTGTTTGATTTAAA AATTCCCAGGGTCACTGTAACACAAGATGAAGGCCATGTAGAGTTAGAGATATCAGATGATCCTTATGATGTACAAACAGTCGATGTGAAATCTTCCCCATGTATTGTAACACTTAGTAAG ATTGGCCATTGCCATGTTGTGGATGCCAGTCAGAAAGAAGAGGCTTGTTGTCTAGCAAG ATTAATGCTGGGTGTATCAGAACATGGTACAATCACTGGTATGAAGAAGGAAGGATCTGGTAGTTTGGACCCATCTAGTATTGATGATATGTTAGAT ACTGGTAAAAGAGTAGGAATAGCTTTAAACAAGTCTTTACTGGAGTCATTAGAGGAAGAGCAGAGACAAGGAAAAAAGAAAGGTCGAACTGGATTCCTTCGGTAA
- the LOC143078423 gene encoding GLIPR1-like protein 1, with the protein MQKMTWSKQLASVAQAYADECIWDHNSARSSQANSFSYVGENLYVTTSSTGYLDKSVASWVNEKKVYDYASNSCSGVCGHYTQVVWADSTKLGCAVGSCTSMTNLPSYFRNVKFVVCNYGPGGNFNGRKPYEEGTAASNDNGSEGTASNDNGSEGTASNDNGSEGTASGCK; encoded by the exons atgcagaaaatg ACATGGAGCAAGCAACTGGCTTCTGTAGCCCAGGCTTACGCTGATGAATGTATCTGGGATCACAACAGTGCAAGGTCATCACAGGCTAATAGTTTCAGCTACGTTGGTGAAAATCTTTACGTTACAACAA GTTCTACTGGATATTTGGACAAGAGTGTTGCATCATGGGTGAATGAAAAGAAAGTCTATGATTATGCAtc TAATTCATGCAGTGGTGTTTGTGGACACTATACGCAG GTTGTCTGGGCTGACAGTACCAAACTGGGGTGTGCCGTAGGAAGTTGTACTTCTATGACTAATTTACCCTCTTACTTCAGGAATGTCAAATTTGTAGTATGCAACTATGGACCAGG TGGTAATTTCAATGGGAGGAAACCGTACGAAGAAGGCACAGCAGCCAGCAATGATAATGGATCAGAAGGAACAGCCAGCAACGACAATGGATCAGAAGGAACAGCCAGCAATGATAATGGATCAGAAGGAACAGCCAGCGGCTGCAAATAG